The Candidatus Aegiribacteria sp. genomic interval CTTGCGATCGATTGGACTTCGATGGAACCGTCTTTTACAAAAATCGGATTTCAAGTACGTTCTGCCAGTCTACCGCAAATACGCGAGATGAGTCCATGGTCCGATACACTCTATACTCCATGCAGTCTTGACGGTATTCTTCAAGATGGAGATCGATATATGCAATACCGGACTCTCTTCAACACAGCTAATCCTGATACCACTCCCATTTTGCTTGATGTAGAGATCAGCTGGGATCTTTTGGGTATATATGGAGGTGAAGAAACTAATTTTCTGCAATTACTTCCTGTTTCACCCAATCCCTCCGATGGTTCACCAGTAGTGAGTTTCACACTGCCGGAAAATGAATCCGTTGAACTTGTCGTGTTTGACCTTTCAGGCAGGATTGTCCAGGAGATCCAGGAGGATGAATTTTCAGCCGGATATTATGATGTTCAGCTGGATGAGCTATTACCTGGGATTTACTTCTGCAGAATGATAGCTGGAGACTTCACAGCAACACAAAGGTTCGTAGTCATTCAGTAACACGCTAGAGTTAGCATTTCGTCCAAGAGGGCACCAGTTCGAAATGCATCCACTACAGTCCAAAAGAGTATAATTCTAGAACTCTCGCTCCATCAAGAACACAAGTTCGGAATGCGTCTACCACAGGGTGGTGGAGTTCGAGAAGTGTACAATACGGTTTATTTGAATATGTTCTCGATCGAAGGAGATCCGATTGACCGATTTTCACCATTACTACCTTGAATTTCTTGGAGCATCTGATGAGATGCTAGAACTAGGGCAGAGAGTATTCCCATCGGGACTTCGCTCCAAGCCTCAGTCCGAACTCTCGTATAATATCCATGACCTAATAGTCGCCGAATACCAGGATACGCTAATCCACTCGATAAATCCCACCCTGGTGGATAGCTACCGTTCACTAGCTCCAGCTGAAGTATCCGGTGATTTGTTTGCACAAGTCGATGATGCGTTTTTCAGCATAAGCCCATACGGACATTACTGGATTTCGGAGTGGTACAGATACTCCATCAGCCATGGCTTCACCGATGATCCGGATGTTGAGGTGCTTAACCACTCGCATCGCGAACTGCTCGAGGAATCCAGGAAAAACAGAAGAGGGAGACTCTACAGGAACTGGATCTGGGAAAAAGCTTACTCACCATTGCTCTCGGAGGGAAGTGTATTTGCCATTGTGAAAGATGGGAAGATCGTTTCGCAGAGTTCGGCTAGTGACATTCCATCTGGAGCTGCAAACATCGATGTCTGGACTCATGAAAACCACAGGAGACAGGGATTTGGTTCTAAGTGTGTTCGTCAGGTAGTGAACTGGTGTATTAAGAACGATCGAGTACCAGTCTATCTTGTCTCTACGGGGAATACTGCTTCCATAAAACTTGCAGAGGAACTGGGATTCACCAGGTATGCCCGAGAGATAAGAACATCCGTAACGGTATCCTGAAATGCAATTCTAGAAAACGGCCACAGCAGTTCGAAAAGCGTCCAGCACGGGGTACCAAAATCTCAGAATTCTCG includes:
- a CDS encoding GNAT family N-acetyltransferase, whose product is MTDFHHYYLEFLGASDEMLELGQRVFPSGLRSKPQSELSYNIHDLIVAEYQDTLIHSINPTLVDSYRSLAPAEVSGDLFAQVDDAFFSISPYGHYWISEWYRYSISHGFTDDPDVEVLNHSHRELLEESRKNRRGRLYRNWIWEKAYSPLLSEGSVFAIVKDGKIVSQSSASDIPSGAANIDVWTHENHRRQGFGSKCVRQVVNWCIKNDRVPVYLVSTGNTASIKLAEELGFTRYAREIRTSVTVS